The DNA segment AAAAAACCCGGTCATCTGACCGGGGCTCACTTACGCGTTCGCGTTCAGACGTTCGCGCGCAACGGTAACCAGCTGCGAGAACGCCTCCTTGTCGGTCACCGCGAGGTCAGCCAACATCTTGCGATTGACCTCGACGCCCGCCAACTTCAGCCCATGCATGAACCGGCTGTACGACAGCCCATGCTGGCGAACCGCAGCGTTGATCCGCTGGATCCACAGACGGCGAAAATCGCGCTTGCGCTGCTTGCGGTCCCGATACGCGTACATCAGGGACTTCATGACCTGCTGTTTCGCCGTGCGATACAGCGTGTGCTTCGAACCGAAATACCCTCTTGCGAGCTTCAGGATCTTTTTATGACGACGGCGTGTCACCACGCCACCTTTGACGCGAGCCATCTTCAGTAGCCTCCTCGAATGATGTTCCGTTCATAACCTCGCGATGCCTTCCCGCACCGCAGAACTTCTCGCTCACCCGGCGTGCCGCATGTCACTTGTACACGACGAGTTGCTTGATCCGCTTCACGTCGCTTCGGGACACGAGCGTCGTACCGCTCAGGCGGCGCTTGCGCGCAGGCGACTTGTGCTCCAGCTTGTGATAACCAAACGCCTTTGTGCGCTTGAGAAGCCCTGTGCCTGTGCGCTTGACGCGCTTTTTCAAACCGCTGTGGGTCTTCATCTTCGTTTTTGCCATCTCAAAAGTCCTCCTGTCTTTGCATTCGCCAATCCAGCCGCTGACCAGGGGTCAACCGCACCAGGTCACGAGGTTTCACGCACTCGGTTGCTTCGGCGCCAAAATCATCACCATATGACGACCTTCGAGCTTCGGCGCCCGTTCGACAATGGCGTGCTCTTCCGCAGACTTCGCCAGCCGTTCAAGTAGTTCCTGACCGATGTTCTGATGCGTGATTTCCCGCCCGCGAAACCGGACGGACACCTTCACCTTGGACCCCTCGCTCAGGAATTTCAGGACGTTCTTGAGCTTGACGTTGAGATCATGGTCGTCGATGTTCGGCGTCATCCGAACTTCCTTCAACAGAACGACCTTTTG comes from the Alicyclobacillus vulcanalis genome and includes:
- the rplT gene encoding 50S ribosomal protein L20 produces the protein MARVKGGVVTRRRHKKILKLARGYFGSKHTLYRTAKQQVMKSLMYAYRDRKQRKRDFRRLWIQRINAAVRQHGLSYSRFMHGLKLAGVEVNRKMLADLAVTDKEAFSQLVTVARERLNANA
- the rpmI gene encoding 50S ribosomal protein L35, with the translated sequence MAKTKMKTHSGLKKRVKRTGTGLLKRTKAFGYHKLEHKSPARKRRLSGTTLVSRSDVKRIKQLVVYK
- the infC gene encoding translation initiation factor IF-3, yielding MSKEGYQVNEGIRAREVRVVDADNQQLGIMPLREALRLAEERNLDLVNVAPNAKPPVCRIMDYGKFKYEQSKRERESRKHQKVVLLKEVRMTPNIDDHDLNVKLKNVLKFLSEGSKVKVSVRFRGREITHQNIGQELLERLAKSAEEHAIVERAPKLEGRHMVMILAPKQPSA